From the genome of Toxoplasma gondii ME49 chromosome XII, whole genome shotgun sequence:
TCTTCGTTCAACCGTGCACAGCCGCTGCTGGGTTTTGGTGCAGGGGCCGCAGCGACCACGCTGACATTTGCAGGTTTCCCGAACTCGCCGTGTGTCTCGCTTCTGGGTGCGACCACCTGGGTCCAGCGTCAATTATGCCTGCCCATATTTATTTGTCTGACCCGCAGATATGAATACACACGTGCAGCTCACAATAGAGTGCACAACCGTCGAATCTTTGTAAGTCAATTGAGGTTGGAGGTTTCGTTTTTTAGTGCGTGAAGGCCATGTCGAAGacgagcagaaaaaacgcaaagatTCCTCCATCGGGGGGAGGAAAGGGCGTGAAACGTGCGAGCTGCAAGCGCGAAGTCAACCGGGTGCCGATCTCGATGAGGGCGTCGTTGCAGAGGGAAGCAGATCTTGGACGGAAGGGGAAGGCGTCGAAGACGGCGACAGCTGCTGTCTCGAGTCGAGCCGAACCCTCATCCTCGCGGGtcaagagagaggcgggcAGCGGCAGAGCGTCTTGTGAATCTCGAGCAAGTCGTGTCTCGGATTCGAAAGAAAAAATTACCCACTCACTCGGAAGAAACCGAACGAATGCGGGAGAAAAATGGGAGAAGGTAGGGGCTGTCTGCGCGGGGAAGCAAGGGGCAGAGAGTCGCAGAAAAGGAGGTCCGGAGTCTTGCCGGAAACAAAAGAGCGATCAGACAGGAAAGGACGACGACGAGACCATTGAACCCCACTACGATCAATGGTACGACGACTACTACAAAGATGAACTTAACTTGGCCGACGAGACTTTGTTGGATGTCCTTGTGGGCGTTATCAAACGGCACCATGGTCGCCACTACTACGGAGACTGTTTGccggcttctgcgtcttcgggTACGGCGAGGAGCGACGCACCGCAGCCTGAAACAGGGCATATCGCTGCATCTgaaggagaggggaagcaggCGGAGGAGGAACTCAACAGTTTAACCAGTGACGCTTTGCAGGTGAAAAAGGCCTGGGCCTTCGTGGCAGAAGATGCGGCTCTAGCTCGAGCGCTGGCCCGAGGTGCAGCCTCTTCTGCGCCGGCCTCCCGGAAGGCGTCGAAAGCGAACGACCGCCCGTTGCCACGAAGATTCCcgcggggagaagaggcacaaGCGAAAggacgaggcgaagaaaagactcAGGGACTGCGGACGCGGTGGCAGTGTTTTCTTGAGCGTCGAAGCAAACGGCTGGAAGTCGAGCGCTTCGTGCAGAACGAGATCGACGCCGTTGAGGAGCGGCAAGGGGTCGCGCCTGAGGAGCGGGAGAAGCCAAAAACATCGCGAGGCGCCAAAGAGGAATCTGAAAGTTCCAGTTCACAGCTcgggacagagaagcgaggagacgagaacccggaggaaggcggcgaagcCTGTTCCGCTGACTGGGTGTCTCAAAATGAATCAGACAGCAGACTGCAGAAGTGCACGTTAGACGAAGTGGAGGCGATGAATGGGGTTGGAGGAGGGGAACAGAATTCGTCAGATCCTTCGGCTTCCCAGAACGCAGCTGCTTCCCCGACGCTTTCAACAGAAGCGCGGCCGGCTGAACCTAAGGCAAAGATACGCAAAACAGATGCGTCTCAGTCTGCCTCTCCAAGCGACCCGAGCCACAAGGAGACCCCCCGAGAGGATGACGAATCTGCGGACGAGGCTCTGGCCGAAAAACTTCTCCGCAACCTGACGAAGAGTCCCAGCGATGACGAGTCGTCATcgccctcctcctcttcgtcttccttgaCTTCCTCGTATGCTCCGAGCTCGCCAGAGACTGAAAATGAGGCCAATtcggaagaggagactggGACGGAAGGCCCGCAGAATGGAGAGACTACGATGAGTGCTGAGGATCCGGCGACTCAGCCGCGTTCGAAGGAGctgtcgaagaaggaaaggggCGTTGgagggacagaagaagcaaggaaaCTGAAACgacggaagaaagcgaagtgGGAAAAGCCGCGCAAGAGTAAAGAGGCTCGgctgcgagagaaggagaaggagagagcgcgagagaggcaaatGCTAGAATCGGAGTTAAGCTCaaagtctgcatgcgtgggtACATTTTCCACCGGGAATTCGCAGGGGAAAGTCCAGCTGCCGCGTGCAGTCGCCTTGCGGTCGCAGTGCCTCTACCACTTTGAGGGCCTCTTGGAGGCTGAACTCTACAGCAAATATCCGAACGGTGTGACTCGGCGAGGAGCGCTCTGTTCGGACAATCTTCGCGTCGAAGAGACGTTCGAGttctttctgctctgtcGGTTCCTGAATCTCTTCCCGAGCTTGATCAACGTCACCTGGTCCTTCGACGAGCTCGTCAGCGCGATCAGTTCCCCTCCATCTGTGGCCCCCATTCCGGCGCGTCCGTTGACTGCTGCGCCCGAGGCAGCTTCAGAATCGATGGCCGCCTCCTCGATGTCTTCACGTGCAGACGCTTCCGAGcgtccttcgtttccttccttcctgaAAGAGTTCAGCCCCGTCGTCGGGAGCGGCccaggaggagacgcagaaaagggCGAACCCGGCGGAGTTCTGCGACAGATTTTAGCGAAGCTTTTCGGCTTTCTAGGGAGACGCATGACACCCGGAATGTCGCTGACTCGTATGTGCGGGAGGTACGTAGACGAGAAACGGCGCGACGGCATCATCCCCTCCGGCTTTCTCTGGCCCTTCGACTACCCGGTGAAGGTCTGGCAGAGCTGCGACTCTTGTGGTCtaggcgagaagaggaagaagagaaaggagattGCCGCAGcgcgggaggaagaagaagcagaacgcgaaAAGACCGGCGTTCCTCGGGAGAAGAACATGGGTAAAAAGACAGAGGATGACAGCCGGAAAAAGgaggacaagaaaagaggaacCGGTTCAGGCAGTGCAGAAGGGGACGAACTAGAAGGCGTCTTCTTAGAGACCGTCTACAACCCCTTCAAGGTCTGCGAGGACTGGGGACGTTTGAAAAGCATTCATGTGAGTAGGGGGAAAACGAAAGCTGGAAGCTTTTGGATagttttttgtgtttctctcctgtcgctgcCTTCACTTCGGATGCTTACGAAAGCCATTTGTTTATGACATAGGAGAACACCTGGAGTTTTCCAGTGTCACTCGGGGACCTGACACCGCTTGCAAGTTATGGAAGTTCGAGCGCTGCAGATCCGTTGTCTTGTTGTTATTATGGGGAGGGGATAGCGACAAGAGGCTTCAAATACGTTTTCAGAACGTGGACGGCGCGACACCTTTGCGTGTCGTCTGGCTTTTCGATCGGAGATTGGCGCCATCCGAAACTACCCCCTTCAGTCCACACATAAACAATGTTTGTGTGCGTATGTCGCCTCAGCTTGTGTTGTAAGGCACTGCGAGGAAATCGGAAGAAGCTGAGCGTCTGTTGAATCTGTCTTCAATGCACGCTACAccactttctcttctcgttgctAGTGCACCTTCGTGTGTTGTCTTGCTCCTTTCTGCGCAGAAACTGCGTGTAGTTCGCCTTCTCATCGAGCACGCCATGAGCGAGAGTCCGCAAATCAACAAAGTGAGGCGACGATACTACATCGGGACTGAAGTCTGTGTCGCGTCATTTGCAGCAGTTACACTGGAGACACTTGAAGACTCACACGTCGTGCAGTTTTGTTCTTTCTACCTGTGCACACCAGCGAGAGAGTCTGTGGGAGTGGCGTCTTGGCGGCTTCCGTTGAAGGCAGCTCCTCACTCCGGTGGCAGATTCATTTCTCGACCTCAGTCCTCATGAAAAAGGATGCTATGGAGGTACTCGAACTGTCAATATTGTTAGatcatgcatgcaacgcgtTCGGAAGCACCAACGCattgtctgcatgcgtctccctccttcttgGTCGATGCTGACACTGCAATACGGAAATTAAGGTGGCAGACGGGATTAGATATACTCCAGTAGTCGCTTCTGCTGCCGTGGGACCATCAATGCGGTGCTTCCCGAACCCAGTTTTCGCGAGAAGCCTGGAGGCTGTCGGACAAGTGATATACGCATTCCTCTGGCGttgctctgtctccccctTAAGGCTCAGTCGCTTTCTGTGGATGTGACAACCTCTTTAAGTGGTTTGATTGCCGCCGTAGAGGCTGGACGTTGTTTGCATTGGGGCGCTGTTTATCTTGGGGAATCCGAATTCTCTATAAACCGTCAGTTTTTTGAAGTCCAGAATGGGTTACCCGCTGCGCCGACACACTGGTGTGGAGATCCCTCGGTCGCAGaccaggaaggagagagggcggTCGCGGGGAGTGCCCGAGGAGCCTTGCACTTGAACGCACACAACACAGTGCGCTGAGGAGAATGTCTTTGCCCGAAACTGCGCATTTGCCCTTGATCGTTTTTGCTTTCGCAGGCGCTGAAGGGCTTAACCGAGAGCGAGCTGGAAGCCGGTTTCAAAGGATGCGATGAAGAGGGCAGGCTGTACTGGATCGTTCCGCAGTGCGGAGACCCGACTGTTTTCAAGCTATATCGAGTGAGTTCCGTTGCCAAGAAAGGAATCTACCTCGGAGGGAAACTGAGACGTTTCTCCAGGGTGAAGCTATTGTTTTTGTGCGGCGTTGAGGTTGCACAGCGAGAACTTCGGGGTGTGGCGttgtctgcttttcattCTCCATGAGTGTTTATCAGACGTTGGGAAATTCGTTCCAAAAAGGCACATAACTGTCATTCAAACACAAAAGTGTGAGTTCCTTGCCCATTCGCTGGACTGAGTTCCAACGAAGCTGACCGGCACGGCGTGGGCGGCGGAGTGTCGGTTTCTGTGCTTTGGGCAAAATGTCACGCTATccagcaagaagagagaacaggagtTTTCCCTGGAAAGTTAGCCGCGAAGAAAATAAGGGTAGAGAGGTACGATGGGTTTTTTCAAGTGGTCTGCTGTCTTTTTGATCAGGAGGACCCTCGCTCTCAGCAGATAGCGATTTTGTGCGAAGATATTTCGGCGCTTGAATCCGTTGCAGAAGCTCTAAGCATGGTGAGTTAGAGCAGCTAAATGCCAAACAAACATGAGAATTTTCGGTCTCCCATGAAATATgtgtggaagaagaggcttgaCAGTACCGACGGTTTTTTTCGTGATAGGAACAGCTTGTCCGCTAATATATATCGTTAGATTGATCTTGTGTTGATGTATAGGAGCCGGACCGGTACACTGGGACTGCATACCACAGAGGGGCATTTATGATGCATGGAGGTTCAAAGAGGAAGGGGTTCGTGGGAATCAGTGGGAAGTCTTTCCCCCAGTGTGTGAATCATAAAGGCGCAGTTTCACCTACGCGACATGGCATGTTACTCCGTTGATTTCTTCGGCGAGTTTGTGGTCTTGGTGTCTCAGAGTGACCTTTCCGCGGCGGATCCTTCAAGAGCTCCAGTTACTGAAATGCTTTCTTTGTTATGATGGGAACGCAGTATTTCATTTGCTTTGAAACCTAACTGTGTGTGCGATTCTTTTTTACGcatttgtcttttctcgcgaAGCCGTTGGAGACCTTTGTAAGGACTGCAATAACTCGACTGTgttttcttgctctcttgTTAGGATGAGACGACTGCAGGGATGAGTGCTGTGCTGCTGGAGGCTCACCAACAAATCTTGGttcaagagaagcagaggagccGCGAGCTGCGCAGACAGAAGGCGTTAAGTCGGCAGTTGGAGATTTCCAACTGGGGTTTTGTGCCGGCAAGTAAGTTTGTTTTTTGTTTCTACTACATCACAACAGCGGATGCTTTTTTGCTTCACACATCAGAAAGGAAAATGATAACAGTGTAGAGAAAAGACTCTCGAAGAAGTGAATGTGCGACATCTCAGCATTGTAGGGGAGGATCTTTATGTTCCCAGTGCCGACCTTGTGCGGAGGATAGGACAACTTCTTTGTGACAGTCTATCCTggtggttcggaagtcgtttcCTCACTAGAGCGATTTCCTATTTTCTAGTCCTGTTAGCCAGCATGCATCGTCCAGTGTCTTCCTTTCGCTGCATATGTGATTTCGACAGCTTCGAATCAGGGTGGATGCTAGAGAGAGGATCTTTTGCATCGCGTCGTGACTGGTGTGGACGAAAGAGCATACCGAGTGTCGCTGAGCCACGTTTTGCTTGTATCTCGGAAGAACAGTCTACGGGTGATTCGTGTGCCACTTTTGTTGCCGAGGCTAGTTTGATTTCTGCGTGGACTGCGCGTCTGCTTGTGTATCCCACCCGCAGGTAGccgccgagagaaaaaggcggtAGATTACACTTTTGCTGCGTACGAAGCCTCCATCGAAGGCAAGAGTTCGAGTCGCAGTTCCACCCGGGGAGGTGGCCCGAGTTGTGCGGAGAGTCAGCGACAGGACCGAAGCGAGCGACTGAAGGCTAGGCAGGCAAGGAAGGTAAAGCTCGCCACATCAgtgttttcctttcctgtgGTCTGGTCTCCAAAGTGGTAGTCATGGGTTGGCGAAATACAAAAACGGCTCAAGTGTCGGACTGTTGACTGTTGTATCTAGTGGTGGTGAAAGTCATCGAGCGGAGACAGCCCTGCTTCCAGAagctcttcttcagttttTGTGTGCTCAAGGAAGTGTCAGCGAGTGGTCGAGCCTCTCAAGTGTCAGCGTGTGTCGCATTCCGTTGCCCTGTCTTTTAGGAAGAGCAAAGTGCGGTGGCGGCCAttgaggcgacgaagaaagatggagagagcgaagacatATCAGAGGCTGCACGAACAGAAAATGACTCTGCTCCGGCTACTGGTGAAAACGCAGCCTCTTGCGACGATGTCCAAAGGGTGGAGGCAAAGGTGGCACCACCTCGTGCGAGACCTCCACGTCAGCGTCCGCCAAAGATGGCACCGGGAACGATACCCAGCAGACAAGCAGATGGAGTAGGTCCGCACCAAGAATACTCGATggcgcagcagcagagacagcagctgcTTCAACAGCAGCACATGATGGCAGTGTTGCACCACCAGCAACAGCAGAAGCTTCTTGCCCAGCAGCAAGCTACAGCGTATCAGCACGGAGGCGCAGGCAGTGCGGTGTCAGAGAGGCCATCGCAGGCAGAACTTCCAGGTTACCGACAAACCGAGTGGATGGAGCAGACTCGCCACCCTCAGAGACAGCCGCAGGTTTCCGCGACTCCGCAGCAGCAAGCTCTGGAGATGCTGAGGCAGCGCATGGATCTCCTCAAGCAGTCGCTGCTGCAGCGCAAGGATTTGACGCCAGAACAGCGTCAGGCGCTGTACCAGCAGGGGGTAGCGCAATTGAGTGCCGACTTTACCAGAATGAACAATGCTTTTGCACAGACGAGGGacagagcgcatgcagcgcaggCCTCGCGAGCACCATCTTCACGAGCGCCATCTGACGAACGGTCAGTCTCTGAGCGAATCCCGATCCACGAATCGAGAGAGCGGCGTCTTCCGGTGCAAAACATTTCCAGTGCGTTGTCGCAGCTGCGAGGTGCGCCACCTCGGCCTcagcaggcgcatgcagtggcaaCGCACCACCAGCTGGCGGCACAGCACGAATCACGGGCACGAGCAGAGGCCGAACTACACCGACAGCGAGTGGTCATGCTGCATGAGCAACAGCAAGTTCTACGTGCAcaacagcaacaaatgcTGCTCCTTCGTCAGCAGCATGAACAGCAACAACTGGCGCGGCAGCGGGTGGCCCCACCTGCACCCAGACAGTCAGCTAAAAATATGACCCACGTGGCCGCTCACTTGAGAGGAGAGTCGGGCAGCGTGAGCGTGTCGCCACAAACAGCAAGTGTCATACACGTGGAAAGAATTGTGAAAGCACATTCCGGTCGCGGCGAGTCTTTGCCGACAGCTAGCGAAGGGGCGGGAAGCTTTTCGAGAGATGGAGAATCTGAGAGGCGCTTCGGTGGTACGCACTTCTCTCGCGACGATTGGAAAAGCAGCCGGGCGCTGTCAGCGGTGCGAACTGTCGATTGTGACGGACGCGCTAGAGACTCAACAGTTGAACTGCAGGCGGCCATGGCTAGTGTAGGCACTGGACAGGTCGGGTTTTCGCGGGAAGTTTCCGCGAGAGCTGCGGCGCCGAAACCTGCAGACAGTGGACACGTTCTGTGACTTTCTTTTGACGTAACTGTTTCGGTGATGGCGCAGCTGTTGCACGCTCGCCGTTTTGACCCGTAAAATGGTTAACCTGTTCTCTTCTAGTGTCTTGACGGTGTTTTTGGTTTGGAGTCTTCTCCGTCAATGATGTAATTTGTGGCAGAATCCTTATTCTTACACAAATGAAGCTGGCTGATCATGGTTCTGGTATTTTCGCTCTTCACCTCAATTTTAAGCTACCAAAAAAGTCATTTCATGTTCACGCTTCAACCTACTGGTTCTCGAGTAGACACTGAGGAGATGGTCGTCGGTGGGCAGGTGGAATTTCACTGCCATTGCACTAACCAGGATACCACATTGTTCATTTCGTCGGCGCACAGAGTTGAGAGCCCCGCAACCACAATAGAGATCTGGAAATCGTTGTTGCTCTaaggaggaaaaaggagtAGGCAAGCCAAGTTTGACGGCGAATAATATCGAGCATCAAATGCAGCGTGCACCAGTTCTCCGCAAGTGCAGCCTCAAACAAGGAGTCGACTCTGACAGTGCCATGCACTCGAAAGACGGGCTTAGTGTTGCGTGCTTTGCGTGAGGGCCTCGCGACTCGATTCACTTTTACACGACATTGACTGCCCAATGTGGCGGGCAAACCAGGCACCCTGCGAAGTGTCAAATGCTACCTCAGAGAGGCGTCTTGGAAGCATGATGATTGCAGGCGGTGTCGGGTTGATCTGGAACGCTATTAACAACAAACAAGATTAACTCGTTCTCCATTAGTAGTTTCGCTGTTTTGGCAGAGTCTATTGTAACTGGCTGGAGGAAGCTACAACTTGGGACGGGTTggtggagacgaagatgagTGGCAAATGTGTCATGGTGAGCGTTGACTTATCGCGCCAGTCATGGGACGAGAACGATAGTCCAAGCTACCCAGTGTGCACGAACTCATAATATCTCGCACCATTCGAATAGCCCCTTCCCCTCTTTGTCGTAACGAAGTggcttgtttttctttgttgtcATTACTGTCACTATGCTATTCCCACAGGTCAATACCAAGTTTTACATATTTACTAGGTCGCTCGAGCAAACGTTTCCTTTTCATTGCAGTTAGCAAGAGTGATCTTTTGTTGACGCCTACGTACTGTGCGTCTTGCCATTTTCTCTAATCATTTTTGAATGAATCATCACATGAGGCGTTGCTGGAGCGTTTTCTCGGGCCGACCGTGTCCGCCGGACGATCCTTGTAGCAAGGTCATTGTTCCAGGGAGGGTGAGACTCCATATGTCATGTTTTGTCGAGCGATTATGGAACTGATTCAGTATCCGTTGCTGTGCGAGGAAAGGCATACTACTGTTGCCGTAACAGACAAGAGGGGGGAGGTTATAACAAATGGTGTTATTCTCAGCGTACGAAATGTCCGTTTGTCGGGTTTCCACAGAATGCCGAAAATGTCCGTGCTGGCGGACCTGTTGCCGTTTCAAAATTAAACATGCGATCGTGGGAGGCATCGGCACCAGTACCGAGTACCTCAGGGAGTCACGACTGTTAGCGACCTGCCGGGGTAGTGTAGGTACACTGGATATCTGGCAGGTGGGTTTTTCGTATCCGTTGACCATCTAGAATTTCATGTTGTAATAGATGCGTTTTCGGATGTTGCGACAATGTCGTCATACCTGGttgcttcctgtcttctACTCGCACTGTCTAGCATGCAGCCGAGCGGGGCGGAGGGCTACCTCGTGAGCGATAACCGCGACGCTGCCCTTGCCCAGTTTGAAGCACACCACTTTTAGGAACCACCGGTCATGCCACAATTTATGAGTCCGCAGCGGCCTGGCAATGAAAACTTCCCACCGAACACGGTAGTAGCCCCGGTTGCGGCGAACGTCGGGCTACAATATCAGCCCTGGTGAGCAATCTCAGGAAAACATTCGGTGCAGCACGTTCAACAGAGCAATCAGGTCCGGCTCGGATGCAGATGACTTGGAATATCCGACAGTAAACGTGCGTGTCACTTTGATTCGATCATACGTGGTGTTGGTACATGTGTGTAACTTTCAGGTGCACTACAACTTCGAACCGAAAGACtggaacaagaagagagacgagctACGCGGTTGGtggtgtgtttttctcttgagAGCCTGTGCACGGGGAAGGCGGCACACCTCCAGATAGAATCGCTTTTGATCGAGAGAAAAATAAATTCTTGGCCAACGCGGTAGGGGAAACAGCAACGGAACACAAAGGATCACCACTATGTTGCCGTATCCTCATAGGATCAGGACCAGGTACTGGCCAACGCTTGTGAAACGACGGAGGCTACGGTTAGGAGGCGACACGTTTGTGAGCGCAGGTGGACCTTCAAGATGTGATAGAAGGCCAAAACGCGCAGCTGCAAGGTCAGTGAACAGTGAGAAAATATAGCTACTTACATATTTGCTACGTGCAACAGGGATGACTGCTTTGCTTGTTGAGGAAGCAATGGAAGTAAGAAATCACTGTCTGTGTAGGCTTTAATCTGACGAAAATTTCGTGCAGGCAAAGAATGCAGGTTAGTGGCCCCGTGCTCCTCAACCACTACCCAGTACTACCTGTGTACAACACCAGCTGCTGGAGTCGTCGCGAAGAAAATCCCGGAGGGTGTCAAAACAGGAACGGGTGAGTCCTGG
Proteins encoded in this window:
- a CDS encoding hypothetical protein (encoded by transcript TGME49_217490~Signal peptide predicted by SignalP 2.0 HMM (probability 0.999) with cleavage site probability 0.750 at residue 24) gives rise to the protein MSSYLVASCLLLALSSMQPSGAEGYLEPPVMPQFMSPQRPGNENFPPNTVVAPVAANVGLQYQPWSGSDADDLEYPTVNVHYNFEPKDWNKKRDELRDRIAFDREKNKFLANADQDQVDLQDVIEGQNAQLQGMTALLVEEAMEAKNAAAGVVAKKIPEGVKTGTALGTSAMESIEPRLNGMYTPAKNKMKSFSGSHIRSYSATRDIFEHLADEFAAM
- a CDS encoding hypothetical protein (encoded by transcript TGME49_217480); translated protein: MSKTSRKNAKIPPSGGGKGVKRASCKREVNRVPISMRASLQREADLGRKGKASKTATAAVSSRAEPSSSRVKREAGSGRASCESRASRVSDSKEKITHSLGRNRTNAGEKWEKVGAVCAGKQGAESRRKGGPESCRKQKSDQTGKDDDETIEPHYDQWYDDYYKDELNLADETLLDVLVGVIKRHHGRHYYGDCLPASASSGTARSDAPQPETGHIAASEGEGKQAEEELNSLTSDALQVKKAWAFVAEDAALARALARGAASSAPASRKASKANDRPLPRRFPRGEEAQAKGRGEEKTQGLRTRWQCFLERRSKRLEVERFVQNEIDAVEERQGVAPEEREKPKTSRGAKEESESSSSQLGTEKRGDENPEEGGEACSADWVSQNESDSRLQKCTLDEVEAMNGVGGGEQNSSDPSASQNAAASPTLSTEARPAEPKAKIRKTDASQSASPSDPSHKETPREDDESADEALAEKLLRNLTKSPSDDESSSPSSSSSSLTSSYAPSSPETENEANSEEETGTEGPQNGETTMSAEDPATQPRSKELSKKERGVGGTEEARKLKRRKKAKWEKPRKSKEARLREKEKERARERQMLESELSSKSACVGTFSTGNSQGKVQLPRAVALRSQCLYHFEGLLEAELYSKYPNGVTRRGALCSDNLRVEETFEFFLLCRFLNLFPSLINVTWSFDELVSAISSPPSVAPIPARPLTAAPEAASESMAASSMSSRADASERPSFPSFLKEFSPVVGSGPGGDAEKGEPGGVLRQILAKLFGFLGRRMTPGMSLTRMCGRYVDEKRRDGIIPSGFLWPFDYPVKVWQSCDSCGLGEKRKKRKEIAAAREEEEAEREKTGVPREKNMGKKTEDDSRKKEDKKRGTGSGSAEGDELEGVFLETVYNPFKVCEDWGRLKSIHKLRVVRLLIEHAMSESPQINKALKGLTESELEAGFKGCDEEGRLYWIVPQCGDPTVFKLYREDPRSQQIAILCEDISALESVAEALSMDETTAGMSAVLLEAHQQILVQEKQRSRELRRQKALSRQLEISNWGFVPASSRREKKAVDYTFAAYEASIEGKSSSRSSTRGGGPSCAESQRQDRSERLKARQARKEEQSAVAAIEATKKDGESEDISEAARTENDSAPATGENAASCDDVQRVEAKVAPPRARPPRQRPPKMAPGTIPSRQADGVGPHQEYSMAQQQRQQLLQQQHMMAVLHHQQQQKLLAQQQATAYQHGGAGSAVSERPSQAELPGYRQTEWMEQTRHPQRQPQVSATPQQQALEMLRQRMDLLKQSLLQRKDLTPEQRQALYQQGVAQLSADFTRMNNAFAQTRDRAHAAQASRAPSSRAPSDERSVSERIPIHESRERRLPVQNISSALSQLRGAPPRPQQAHAVATHHQLAAQHESRARAEAELHRQRVVMLHEQQQVLRAQQQQMLLLRQQHEQQQLARQRVAPPAPRQSAKNMTHVAAHLRGESGSVSVSPQTASVIHVERIVKAHSGRGESLPTASEGAGSFSRDGESERRFGGTHFSRDDWKSSRALSAVRTVDCDGRARDSTVELQAAMASVGTGQVGFSREVSARAAAPKPADSGHVL